One genomic segment of Burkholderia pyrrocinia includes these proteins:
- a CDS encoding amino acid ABC transporter ATP-binding protein — protein sequence MISIKNVSKWYGQFQVLTDCTTEVKKGEVVVVCGPSGSGKSTLIKTVNGLEPFQQGEILVNGQSVGDKKTNLSKLRSKVGMVFQHFELFPHLSITENLTLAQIKVLGRGKDEAADKGMKLLDRVGLKAHAHKFPGQLSGGQQQRVAIARALSMDPIAMLFDEPTSALDPEMINEVLDVMVELAQEGMTMMVVTHEMGFAKKVAHRVIFMDKGAIVEDDRKEEFFANPKSDRAKDFLAKILH from the coding sequence ATGATTTCCATCAAGAACGTTTCCAAGTGGTACGGCCAGTTTCAGGTTCTCACCGACTGCACGACCGAGGTCAAGAAAGGCGAAGTGGTCGTCGTGTGCGGCCCGTCGGGCTCCGGCAAGTCGACGCTGATCAAGACCGTCAACGGCCTCGAGCCGTTCCAGCAGGGCGAGATCCTCGTGAACGGCCAGTCGGTCGGCGACAAGAAGACGAACCTGTCGAAGCTGCGCTCGAAGGTCGGGATGGTGTTCCAGCATTTCGAGCTGTTCCCGCACCTGTCGATCACCGAGAACCTGACGCTCGCGCAGATCAAGGTGCTCGGCCGCGGCAAGGACGAAGCGGCCGACAAGGGCATGAAGCTGCTCGATCGCGTCGGCCTGAAGGCGCATGCGCACAAGTTTCCAGGCCAGCTGTCGGGCGGCCAGCAGCAGCGTGTCGCGATCGCGCGCGCGCTGTCGATGGACCCGATCGCGATGCTGTTCGACGAACCGACGTCCGCGCTCGATCCCGAGATGATCAACGAAGTGCTCGACGTGATGGTCGAACTCGCGCAGGAAGGGATGACGATGATGGTCGTCACGCACGAGATGGGCTTCGCGAAGAAGGTCGCGCATCGCGTGATCTTCATGGACAAGGGCGCGATCGTCGAGGACGACCGCAAGGAAGAGTTCTTCGCGAACCCGAAGTCGGATCGCGCGAAGGACTTCCTCGCGAAGATCCTGCACTGA
- the gltK gene encoding glutamate/aspartate ABC transporter permease GltK, which yields MHQFDWSSIPGALPTLWTGAIVTLQITLIAIVIGIVWGTLLALMRMSGVKPLAWFAQAYVTVFRSIPLVMVLLWFFLIVPQLLQGVLGLSPTIDIRLASAMVAFSLFEAAYYSEIIRAGIQSVPRGQVNAAFALGMNYAHAMRLVILPQAFRAMVPLLLTQAIVLFQDTSLVYVISLADFFRTAANVGDRDGTTVEMVLFAGACYFVICSLASVLVKSLQKKVTR from the coding sequence ATGCATCAGTTCGACTGGAGTAGTATTCCCGGCGCGCTGCCGACGCTGTGGACAGGTGCGATCGTCACGCTGCAGATCACGCTGATCGCGATCGTCATCGGGATCGTCTGGGGCACGCTGCTGGCGCTGATGCGGATGTCGGGCGTCAAGCCGCTCGCGTGGTTCGCACAGGCCTACGTGACGGTGTTCCGCTCGATCCCGCTCGTGATGGTGCTGCTGTGGTTCTTCCTGATCGTGCCGCAGTTGCTGCAGGGCGTGCTCGGGTTGTCGCCGACGATCGACATCCGCCTCGCATCGGCGATGGTCGCGTTCTCGCTGTTCGAGGCCGCGTATTATTCCGAAATCATCCGCGCCGGCATCCAGTCCGTGCCGCGCGGGCAGGTGAATGCCGCGTTCGCACTCGGCATGAACTACGCGCACGCAATGCGCCTCGTGATCCTGCCGCAGGCGTTCCGCGCGATGGTGCCGCTGCTGCTCACGCAGGCGATCGTCCTGTTCCAGGATACGTCGCTCGTGTACGTGATCAGTCTCGCGGACTTCTTCCGCACGGCCGCCAACGTCGGCGATCGCGACGGCACGACCGTCGAGATGGTCCTGTTCGCCGGCGCATGCTATTTCGTGATTTGCTCGTTGGCGTCTGTTCTCGTCAAGAGTCTCCAGAAAAAGGTCACACGATGA
- a CDS encoding amino acid ABC transporter permease, giving the protein MSYHWNWGIFLSPVSTGEPTTYFGWLMSGFRVTLEVSLAAWVIALIVGSLFGVLRTVPNKWLSALATVYVSVFRNIPLIVQFFVWYLVIPELLPASIGTWIKQLPPGTQFFTASIVCLGLFTGARVCEQVRSGINALPKGQRAAGLAMGFTQWQTYRYVLLPVAYRIIVPPLTSEFLNIFKNSAVASTIGLLDLSAQARQLVDYTAQTYESFIAVTLAYVLINLVVMALMRWIEGRTRLPGYIGGK; this is encoded by the coding sequence ATGTCTTACCACTGGAACTGGGGCATCTTCCTGAGCCCCGTGTCGACCGGCGAGCCGACGACTTATTTCGGATGGCTGATGTCCGGCTTCCGGGTGACGCTCGAAGTGTCGCTCGCCGCCTGGGTCATCGCGCTGATCGTCGGTTCGCTGTTCGGCGTGCTCCGCACGGTGCCGAACAAATGGCTGTCCGCGCTCGCCACCGTGTACGTGTCGGTCTTCCGGAACATTCCGCTGATCGTGCAGTTCTTCGTCTGGTATCTCGTGATACCCGAACTGCTGCCCGCATCGATCGGCACCTGGATCAAGCAGTTGCCGCCCGGCACGCAGTTCTTTACCGCGTCGATCGTCTGTCTCGGCCTGTTCACGGGTGCGCGCGTGTGCGAACAGGTGCGCTCGGGGATCAACGCGCTGCCGAAGGGCCAGCGCGCCGCCGGCCTCGCGATGGGCTTCACGCAATGGCAGACGTACCGCTACGTGCTGCTGCCCGTGGCATACCGGATCATCGTGCCGCCGCTCACGTCGGAATTCCTGAACATCTTCAAGAACTCCGCCGTCGCGTCGACGATCGGCCTGCTCGACCTGTCCGCGCAGGCGCGCCAGCTCGTCGACTACACCGCGCAGACCTATGAGTCGTTCATCGCGGTCACGCTCGCGTATGTGCTGATCAACCTCGTCGTGATGGCGCTCATGCGCTGGATCGAAGGCCGTACGCGGCTGCCCGGCTATATCGGAGGCAAGTGA
- a CDS encoding glutamate/aspartate ABC transporter substrate-binding protein, with amino-acid sequence MKYHKAVLMVAALCAFASGAHAQETGTLKKIKDTGVIALGHRESSIPFSYYDQSQQVVGYSREFQLKVVDAVKKKLNLPNLQVKNIPVTSQNRIPLVQNGTVDIECGSTTNNTERQQQAAFSDTIFVIGTRLMTKKDSGVKDFADLKGKTVVTTAGTTSERLLRKMNNDKQLGMNIISAKDHGDSFNTLESGRAVAFMMDDALLAGERAKAKQPGEWVIVGTPQSEEAYGCMMRKGDTDFKKVVDDAISQVEKSGEAAKIYAKWFENPIPPKGLNLNFPLSDSMKKLYANPNDKALD; translated from the coding sequence ATGAAATACCACAAGGCAGTCCTGATGGTCGCGGCGCTCTGCGCGTTCGCAAGCGGCGCGCATGCTCAGGAGACGGGCACGCTGAAGAAGATCAAGGACACGGGCGTGATCGCGCTGGGCCACCGCGAATCGTCGATTCCGTTCTCCTACTACGACCAGAGCCAGCAGGTGGTCGGCTATTCGCGCGAATTCCAGCTGAAGGTGGTCGACGCGGTGAAGAAGAAGCTGAACCTGCCGAACCTGCAGGTGAAGAACATCCCGGTCACGTCGCAGAACCGCATTCCGCTGGTGCAGAACGGCACGGTCGACATCGAGTGCGGCTCGACGACCAACAACACCGAGCGTCAGCAGCAAGCCGCGTTCTCCGACACGATCTTCGTGATCGGCACGCGCCTGATGACGAAGAAGGATTCGGGCGTCAAGGATTTCGCGGACCTGAAGGGCAAGACGGTCGTGACCACCGCCGGCACGACGTCCGAGCGCCTGCTGCGCAAGATGAACAACGACAAGCAACTCGGCATGAACATCATCAGCGCGAAGGATCACGGCGATTCGTTCAACACGCTGGAATCGGGCCGCGCGGTCGCGTTCATGATGGATGACGCGCTGCTCGCGGGCGAGCGCGCGAAGGCGAAGCAGCCGGGCGAGTGGGTGATCGTCGGCACGCCGCAATCGGAAGAAGCGTACGGCTGCATGATGCGCAAGGGCGATACGGACTTCAAGAAGGTCGTCGACGACGCGATCTCGCAAGTCGAGAAGTCGGGCGAAGCCGCGAAGATCTACGCGAAGTGGTTCGAGAATCCGATCCCGCCGAAGGGGCTGAACCTGAACTTCCCGCTGTCCGATTCGATGAAGAAGCTGTACGCGAACCCGAACGACAAGGCGCTCGACTGA
- a CDS encoding Glu/Leu/Phe/Val family dehydrogenase, with the protein MSSQLQSIPSYLHADDLGPWGNYLQQVDRVAPYLGSLSRWLETLKRPKRILIVDVPIELDNGTVAHFEGYRVQHNVSRGPGKGGVRYHQDVTLSEVMALSAWMSVKNAAVNVPYGGAKGGIRVDPRKLSRGELERVTRRYTSEIGIIIGPNTDIPAPDVNTNEQVMAWMMDTFSMNQGQTSTGVVTGKPIALGGSLGRKEATGRGVFVVGCEAAKKKGLEIEGARIAVQGFGNVGGIAAKLFQEAGSKVIAVQDHTGTIYQPAGLDSNKLLDHVARTGGVAGFEGAEPMPNDEFWTVETDILIPAALENQITEKNAAKIRTKIIVEGANGPTTTAADDILSANGVLVIPDVIANAGGVTVSYFEWVQDFSSFFWTEDEINHRLERVMREAFAGVWAIAEEHKVTVRTAAFIVACKRILMAREMRGLYP; encoded by the coding sequence ATGTCTTCGCAATTGCAGTCCATCCCGTCCTACCTGCACGCCGACGATCTCGGCCCGTGGGGCAACTATCTTCAGCAAGTCGATCGCGTCGCGCCGTACCTCGGCTCGCTGTCGCGCTGGCTCGAAACGCTGAAGCGTCCGAAGCGCATCCTGATCGTCGATGTGCCCATCGAGCTCGACAACGGTACCGTCGCGCACTTCGAAGGCTATCGCGTGCAGCACAACGTGTCGCGCGGCCCGGGCAAGGGCGGCGTGCGCTACCACCAGGACGTGACGCTGTCGGAAGTGATGGCACTGTCCGCATGGATGTCCGTGAAGAACGCAGCAGTGAACGTGCCGTACGGCGGTGCGAAGGGCGGCATCCGCGTCGACCCGCGCAAGCTGTCGCGCGGTGAGCTCGAGCGCGTGACGCGCCGCTACACCAGCGAAATCGGCATCATCATCGGCCCGAACACCGACATTCCGGCGCCGGACGTCAACACCAACGAACAGGTGATGGCGTGGATGATGGACACCTTCTCGATGAACCAGGGCCAGACGTCGACCGGCGTCGTGACCGGCAAGCCGATCGCGCTCGGCGGCTCGCTCGGCCGCAAGGAAGCGACGGGCCGCGGCGTGTTCGTCGTCGGCTGCGAAGCGGCGAAGAAGAAGGGCCTCGAGATCGAAGGCGCGCGCATCGCGGTGCAGGGCTTCGGCAACGTCGGCGGCATCGCGGCGAAGCTGTTCCAGGAAGCGGGTTCGAAGGTGATCGCGGTGCAGGATCACACGGGCACGATCTACCAGCCGGCCGGCCTCGATTCGAACAAGCTGCTCGACCACGTCGCACGCACGGGCGGCGTCGCGGGCTTCGAAGGCGCGGAGCCGATGCCGAACGACGAGTTCTGGACGGTCGAGACCGACATCCTGATCCCGGCGGCACTGGAAAACCAGATCACCGAGAAGAACGCAGCGAAGATCCGCACGAAGATCATCGTCGAAGGCGCGAACGGCCCGACGACGACGGCGGCGGACGACATCCTGAGCGCGAACGGCGTGCTCGTGATCCCCGACGTGATCGCGAACGCGGGCGGCGTGACCGTGTCGTACTTCGAATGGGTGCAGGATTTCTCGAGCTTCTTCTGGACGGAAGACGAGATCAACCACCGTCTCGAGCGCGTGATGCGCGAAGCGTTCGCCGGCGTGTGGGCGATCGCGGAAGAGCACAAGGTGACGGTGCGTACGGCGGCGTTCATCGTCGCGTGCAAGCGCATCCTGATGGCGCGCGAAATGCGTGGCCTCTACCCCTGA
- a CDS encoding LysR substrate-binding domain-containing protein, with amino-acid sequence MELKWLEDFVSLAETRSFSRSAELRHVSQPAFSRRIQALEAWLATELIDRSVYPTRLTQAGQIFYEQALTMLSQAHEARTLLRGHVGAPVPTIEFAVPHTLSLTYFPRWLQRIEAKMGQLHTRLRALNVHDAVLSLVEGGCDLVMGYHHPSHPVALDPARYDMLILGSEPISPFSAPGRAGRPRHTLPGTADARVPYLSYTPNAYLGRMTEVIIANAPTRLFLDRVYETDMAEGLKAMALAGHGVAFLPHSAVEDAVAGGRLIRLDRSARGGTHPFTLTMEIRLYCDKLALQGDDPRQKLVRALWEVVRDELRETDA; translated from the coding sequence ATGGAACTGAAATGGCTCGAAGACTTCGTTTCGCTCGCGGAAACGCGCAGCTTTAGCCGGTCCGCCGAACTGCGGCACGTGTCGCAGCCCGCGTTTTCGCGGCGCATCCAGGCGCTCGAAGCGTGGCTTGCGACCGAACTGATCGATCGTTCGGTCTATCCGACGCGGCTCACGCAGGCCGGGCAGATCTTCTACGAGCAGGCGCTGACGATGCTGTCGCAGGCGCACGAGGCGCGCACGCTGCTGCGCGGCCATGTCGGCGCGCCGGTGCCGACGATCGAGTTCGCCGTGCCGCACACGTTGTCGCTCACGTATTTCCCGCGCTGGCTGCAGCGGATCGAGGCGAAGATGGGCCAGCTCCACACACGGCTGCGCGCGCTGAACGTGCACGATGCGGTGCTGTCGCTCGTCGAGGGCGGTTGCGATCTCGTGATGGGCTACCACCACCCGAGCCATCCGGTCGCGCTCGATCCGGCGCGCTACGACATGCTGATCCTCGGCAGCGAGCCGATCAGCCCGTTCTCGGCACCGGGCCGCGCGGGCCGGCCGCGCCATACGCTGCCCGGCACGGCCGACGCGCGCGTGCCGTACCTGTCGTATACGCCGAACGCGTATCTCGGCCGGATGACGGAAGTCATCATCGCGAACGCGCCGACGCGGCTGTTCCTCGATCGCGTCTACGAAACCGACATGGCCGAAGGGTTGAAGGCGATGGCGCTCGCGGGGCACGGCGTCGCGTTCCTGCCGCACAGCGCGGTCGAGGACGCGGTCGCGGGCGGCCGCCTGATCCGGCTCGACCGTTCGGCGCGTGGCGGCACGCATCCGTTCACGCTGACGATGGAGATCCGGCTGTACTGCGACAAGCTCGCGCTGCAGGGCGACGATCCGCGGCAGAAGCTCGTGCGTGCGTTGTGGGAGGTCGTGCGCGACGAACTGCGCGAGACCGACGCTTGA
- the purB gene encoding adenylosuccinate lyase → MSDTRPDTLFALTALSPIDGRYASKTEALRDWLSEAAFMRHRVTVEVHWLIALSRAGFAEVPRFSDAAEQFLLQLAERFTAHDAARIKEIERVTNHDVKAVEYWLKESVKGQAELEKASEFIHFACTSEDINNTSHGMMLAGAREHVIVPALRTVYQRLVALAHAHAEQPMLSRTHGQPASPTTLGKELANVAARLARAIARIEKVEILGKMNGAVGNFNAHLSAYPEFDWEAFSRDVIENRLKLTFNPYTIQIEPHDYMAELFDAVARANTILLDLDRDVWGYISVGYFKQKTKAGEIGSSTMPHKVNPIDFENSEGNLGLANATLRHLADKLPVSRWQRDLTDSTVLRNMGVALGYSLLAYDSLIRGLDKLEVNPQRLNEDLDNCWEVLAEPVQTVMRRYGIENPYEQLKELTRGKGITREALQQFVGTLAIPQDAKDRLLAMTPASYIGKAVELAKRIA, encoded by the coding sequence ATGTCCGACACTCGTCCCGATACGCTTTTCGCCCTCACCGCGCTCTCGCCCATCGACGGCCGCTATGCCAGCAAGACCGAAGCGCTGCGCGACTGGCTCTCCGAAGCCGCCTTCATGCGCCACCGCGTCACCGTCGAGGTGCACTGGCTGATCGCGCTGTCGCGCGCCGGCTTCGCGGAAGTCCCGCGCTTCTCCGACGCCGCCGAGCAGTTCCTGCTGCAGCTCGCCGAGCGCTTCACCGCGCACGACGCCGCACGCATCAAGGAAATCGAGCGCGTGACGAACCACGACGTGAAGGCCGTCGAATACTGGCTGAAGGAATCGGTGAAGGGCCAGGCCGAACTCGAGAAGGCGAGCGAATTCATCCACTTCGCGTGCACGTCCGAGGACATCAACAACACGTCGCACGGGATGATGCTCGCCGGCGCGCGCGAGCACGTGATCGTGCCGGCGCTGCGCACGGTCTACCAGCGCCTCGTCGCGCTCGCGCACGCGCACGCCGAGCAGCCGATGCTGTCGCGCACGCACGGCCAGCCGGCCAGCCCGACGACGCTCGGCAAGGAGCTCGCGAACGTCGCCGCGCGTCTCGCACGTGCAATCGCACGCATCGAGAAGGTCGAGATCCTCGGCAAGATGAACGGCGCGGTCGGCAACTTCAACGCGCACCTGTCCGCGTATCCGGAATTCGACTGGGAAGCGTTCTCGCGCGACGTGATCGAAAACCGCCTGAAGCTCACGTTCAACCCGTACACGATCCAGATCGAGCCGCACGACTACATGGCCGAGCTGTTCGACGCCGTGGCACGCGCGAACACGATCCTGCTCGACCTCGACCGCGACGTGTGGGGCTACATCTCGGTCGGCTACTTCAAGCAGAAGACGAAGGCCGGCGAAATCGGCTCGTCGACGATGCCGCACAAGGTCAACCCGATCGACTTCGAGAACTCGGAAGGCAACCTCGGCCTCGCGAACGCGACGCTGCGCCACCTCGCCGACAAGCTGCCGGTGTCGCGCTGGCAGCGCGACCTGACCGACTCGACGGTGCTGCGCAACATGGGCGTCGCGCTCGGCTACTCGCTGCTCGCGTACGACTCGCTGATCCGCGGCCTCGACAAGCTCGAAGTGAACCCGCAGCGCCTGAACGAAGATCTCGACAACTGCTGGGAAGTGCTCGCCGAGCCGGTGCAGACGGTGATGCGCCGCTACGGCATCGAGAACCCGTACGAGCAGTTGAAGGAACTGACGCGCGGCAAGGGCATCACGCGCGAAGCGCTGCAGCAGTTCGTCGGCACGCTCGCGATCCCGCAGGATGCGAAGGACCGCCTGCTCGCGATGACGCCCGCGTCGTACATCGGCAAGGCCGTCGAACTCGCGAAACGGATCGCGTAA
- a CDS encoding NAD(P)/FAD-dependent oxidoreductase produces MTSNHQPLIQGESRFEQTQLNIEKDNWNWCDPARYNGERPANWYEASLSRHANGAPLAHDAVCDVLVIGAGLLGASAALHLAEAGVDTILVDKHHVGSAASGRNGGQLTPGLARWEAADMIDHLSHDDAKRLWRFASGESMDLIDAIGARYALDLDRKRGHVTAAVHPGHMSALLDGADARRHLGDAGVTLVGRHQLHDEYVRSGLYHGAAIDALGGQIHPLALVRGLVHGFRLNGGALFEGTEVLELDETPAGVVATTPGGTITARKGVVLALHNTTFRLLDDGAATTVPFFTYVSVTAPLDVDVATLMPAGMPVYDTQFQIDYYRPVRGNRLLFGGQGTGTCWAQPDVNAYLLTRLNTVFPQVDGSFALDYCWSGVSDFTLNGATDSRKTDGRVPMYMVQGWSGHGVAQTVRIGKAICDDFVGRNDDFSMLTGIDHREIPLGRQLSPIAIPAAKAAMSVMSALNPGRMISF; encoded by the coding sequence ATGACTTCCAATCACCAACCCCTGATCCAGGGCGAATCGCGTTTCGAGCAAACGCAACTGAACATCGAAAAAGACAACTGGAACTGGTGCGACCCGGCCCGTTATAACGGCGAGCGCCCGGCCAACTGGTACGAGGCGTCGCTGTCGCGTCACGCGAACGGCGCGCCGCTCGCGCACGACGCCGTGTGCGACGTGCTCGTGATCGGCGCGGGCCTGCTCGGCGCGTCGGCCGCGCTGCATCTCGCGGAAGCGGGCGTCGACACGATCCTCGTCGACAAGCATCACGTTGGCTCGGCGGCATCGGGCCGCAACGGCGGGCAGTTGACGCCCGGCCTCGCGCGCTGGGAAGCGGCCGACATGATCGACCACCTGTCGCACGACGATGCGAAGCGGCTGTGGCGCTTCGCGTCGGGCGAATCGATGGACCTGATCGATGCGATCGGCGCGCGTTACGCGCTCGATCTCGACCGCAAGCGCGGCCACGTCACGGCGGCCGTCCACCCCGGCCACATGAGCGCGCTGCTCGACGGCGCGGATGCGCGCCGTCATCTCGGCGACGCGGGCGTGACGCTCGTCGGCCGCCATCAACTGCACGACGAATACGTGCGCTCGGGGCTGTACCACGGCGCGGCGATCGACGCGCTCGGCGGCCAGATCCATCCGCTCGCGCTCGTGCGCGGCCTCGTGCACGGCTTCCGGCTGAACGGCGGCGCGCTGTTCGAGGGCACCGAGGTGCTCGAGCTCGACGAGACGCCTGCGGGCGTCGTCGCGACGACGCCGGGCGGCACGATTACCGCGCGCAAGGGCGTCGTGCTCGCGCTACACAACACGACGTTCCGGCTGCTCGACGACGGTGCCGCGACAACGGTGCCGTTCTTCACGTACGTGAGCGTGACGGCGCCGCTCGACGTCGACGTTGCGACGCTGATGCCGGCCGGCATGCCCGTGTACGACACGCAGTTCCAGATCGACTACTACCGGCCGGTGCGCGGCAACCGCCTGCTGTTCGGCGGGCAGGGCACCGGCACCTGCTGGGCGCAGCCCGACGTCAACGCGTATCTGCTGACGCGGCTGAACACGGTGTTTCCGCAGGTCGACGGCAGCTTCGCGCTCGACTACTGCTGGAGCGGCGTCAGCGACTTCACGCTGAACGGCGCCACCGACAGCCGCAAGACCGACGGCCGCGTGCCGATGTACATGGTGCAGGGCTGGAGCGGCCACGGCGTCGCGCAGACGGTGCGGATCGGCAAGGCGATCTGCGACGATTTCGTCGGGCGCAACGACGATTTCTCGATGCTGACCGGCATCGATCATCGCGAGATTCCGCTGGGCCGGCAGTTGTCGCCGATCGCGATCCCGGCCGCGAAGGCCGCGATGAGCGTGATGAGTGCGCTCAACCCGGGCCGGATGATTTCGTTCTGA
- a CDS encoding TetR/AcrR family transcriptional regulator, which yields MKDKPAQGPRGLDKDAIVAAALVLLEDVGEAAFSVRKLAQSVGCDPMSVLYHFKSKDGLSRAIANALSRSLVPVDDALPWRERLRDLARQYRALALRHPAAFALLQRHMSTGPADLAHIEAVHRALVDAGIPRAALPSVCVGWYASVIGLAAAEAGGLTRPANDVELEEMNALSDTEHPLVRSAAPLYAQLDPEIVHDTMLDVLLDGIAKRAHAA from the coding sequence ATGAAAGACAAACCCGCCCAGGGCCCGCGCGGCCTCGACAAGGACGCGATCGTCGCGGCCGCGCTCGTGCTGCTCGAAGACGTCGGCGAAGCCGCATTCAGCGTACGCAAGCTCGCGCAGTCGGTCGGCTGCGACCCGATGAGCGTGCTGTACCACTTCAAGTCGAAGGACGGCCTGAGCCGCGCGATCGCGAACGCGCTGTCGCGCTCGCTCGTGCCGGTCGACGACGCGCTGCCGTGGCGCGAGCGGCTGCGCGATCTCGCACGCCAGTACCGCGCGCTCGCGCTGCGCCACCCTGCCGCGTTCGCGCTCCTGCAGCGCCACATGAGCACGGGCCCCGCCGATCTCGCGCACATCGAGGCCGTGCATCGCGCGCTGGTCGACGCCGGCATCCCGCGCGCGGCGCTGCCGTCGGTGTGCGTCGGCTGGTATGCGAGCGTGATCGGGCTCGCCGCCGCCGAGGCCGGCGGCCTCACGCGGCCCGCGAACGACGTGGAGCTGGAGGAAATGAACGCGTTGTCGGACACCGAGCACCCGCTCGTCAGGTCGGCCGCCCCGCTCTATGCGCAGCTCGATCCGGAGATCGTGCACGACACGATGCTCGACGTGCTGCTCGACGGCATCGCGAAGCGCGCGCACGCGGCCTGA
- a CDS encoding gluconokinase → MILIAMGVSGAGKSRIGEMLAERLSCSYTDGDAFHSAANKEKMHHGIPLTDDDRWPWLRAIREAIEEKQRAGETAVFTCSSLKRSYRDVLRGADTDVRFVYLQGSFEVLHERLKTRTGHFFDPSLLKSQLDTLEEPGPDEAIVVSIELTPEQIVDQVMVKIGIAQQH, encoded by the coding sequence ATGATTCTGATCGCAATGGGCGTGTCGGGCGCGGGCAAGTCGCGAATCGGCGAAATGCTGGCGGAACGCCTGTCGTGCAGCTATACCGACGGCGACGCGTTTCACAGCGCGGCGAACAAGGAAAAGATGCACCACGGCATTCCGCTGACCGACGACGACCGCTGGCCGTGGCTGCGCGCGATCCGCGAGGCCATCGAGGAAAAGCAGCGCGCGGGCGAGACGGCCGTGTTCACCTGCTCGTCGCTGAAGCGGTCGTACCGCGACGTGCTGCGCGGCGCCGACACCGACGTGCGGTTCGTGTATCTGCAGGGTTCGTTCGAGGTGTTGCACGAGCGCCTGAAGACCCGCACCGGCCATTTCTTCGATCCGTCGCTGCTGAAGAGCCAGCTCGATACGCTCGAGGAGCCGGGCCCGGACGAAGCGATCGTGGTCAGCATCGAGTTGACGCCCGAACAGATCGTCGATCAGGTGATGGTGAAGATCGGCATCGCGCAGCAGCACTGA
- a CDS encoding GntP family permease, with protein MGAVQGSMLLIYTVIAIVALIVMIARFKIYPFLVLIIVSLGLGLVVGMPMDKIVKSFETGNGNTLGHIAVVVGLGTMLGKMMAESGGAERIATTLIDWFGEKNIHWAMMFVAIIVGLPVFFEVGFVLLIPIAFNVAKRTGKSLLVVGLPMVAGLSVVHGLIPPHPAALLAVQQYGADIGKTIAFGLIVGVPTAIVAGPLFALTISKFVKLPENNPLAAQFVDTHTEGKKRELPGFGITLFTILLPVILMLVGSWADLVFAPKTLPNNLLRFAGNSDVALLIAVLVSFFTFGKLQGFNRDQIQKFCGECLAPIAGITLIVGAGGGFGGILRDSGISQQIVATATQAHLSPLLLGWFVAALIRLATGSATVAMTTACGIVAPIAAASGAAVRPELLVLATGSGSLIFSHVNDGGFWLIKEYFGMTVGQTFKTWTLLETIISVLGLSFTLLLSMVL; from the coding sequence ATGGGGGCTGTCCAAGGCAGCATGCTGCTCATCTACACCGTGATCGCGATCGTGGCGTTGATCGTGATGATCGCGCGGTTCAAGATCTATCCGTTCCTGGTGCTCATCATCGTGTCGCTCGGCCTCGGCCTGGTGGTCGGGATGCCGATGGACAAGATCGTCAAGTCGTTCGAGACGGGCAACGGCAATACGCTCGGCCACATCGCGGTCGTCGTCGGCCTCGGCACGATGCTCGGCAAGATGATGGCCGAATCGGGCGGCGCCGAACGGATCGCGACCACGCTGATCGACTGGTTCGGTGAGAAGAACATCCACTGGGCGATGATGTTCGTCGCGATCATCGTCGGCCTGCCGGTGTTCTTCGAAGTCGGCTTCGTGCTGCTGATCCCGATCGCGTTCAACGTCGCGAAGCGTACCGGCAAGTCGCTGCTCGTCGTCGGCCTGCCGATGGTGGCCGGCCTGTCGGTCGTGCACGGGCTGATCCCGCCGCACCCGGCCGCGCTGCTCGCGGTCCAGCAGTACGGCGCCGATATCGGCAAGACGATCGCATTCGGCCTGATCGTCGGCGTGCCGACCGCGATCGTCGCGGGCCCGCTGTTCGCGCTGACGATCTCGAAGTTCGTGAAGCTGCCGGAGAACAACCCGCTCGCCGCGCAATTCGTCGACACGCACACCGAAGGCAAGAAGCGCGAGCTGCCGGGCTTCGGCATCACGCTGTTCACGATCCTGCTGCCGGTGATCCTGATGCTGGTCGGCAGCTGGGCCGACCTGGTCTTCGCGCCGAAGACGCTACCGAACAACCTGCTGCGCTTTGCCGGCAACTCGGACGTCGCGCTGCTGATCGCCGTGCTCGTGAGCTTCTTCACGTTCGGCAAGCTGCAGGGCTTCAACCGCGACCAGATCCAGAAGTTCTGCGGCGAGTGCCTGGCACCGATCGCAGGGATTACGCTGATCGTCGGCGCGGGCGGCGGCTTTGGCGGTATCCTGCGTGACAGCGGGATCTCGCAGCAGATCGTCGCAACCGCCACGCAGGCGCACCTGTCGCCGCTGCTGCTCGGCTGGTTCGTCGCCGCGCTGATCCGTCTCGCGACGGGCTCGGCAACGGTCGCGATGACGACGGCCTGCGGCATCGTCGCGCCGATCGCGGCGGCGTCCGGGGCGGCGGTGCGTCCGGAACTGCTGGTGCTCGCGACGGGCTCGGGCTCGCTGATCTTCTCGCACGTGAACGACGGCGGCTTCTGGCTGATCAAGGAATATTTCGGGATGACGGTCGGCCAGACGTTCAAGACGTGGACGCTGCTCGAAACGATCATCTCGGTGCTCGGCCTGAGCTTCACGCTGCTGCTGAGCATGGTTTTGTAA